The genomic stretch CGGATCTAGCGTTCCAATGGACGGATTTTTTGCAAGCTCGGTGCTGGTTGGGCTTCCTTTGTTGGACAATGGCCCCTAGCTCTAGTCATTGTTATACGAGGTAGACTGCGAGAAAGGGGGGCAAGCCATCAACCTAGTCCACGAAATGGTGGTTGGCACCTCTTCGAGGCCACCTTCATCACCGTGTTGCAGGGCGATACCATCGGCCCACTACCATAGGCACCATGGAGGTGACCTCCATTGGTAAGCATGACATCGGCTAGTCCACCTTCTCTATGGCAAAGTAGGCGGAAGGCTGGTTGGAGGAGGGGTGGTTAGGTCAGGTGACCACTCCACGACTTTAGGCTAGTTCTTGGGGGCAATGTGGCTGCTAGCTCACGAGCGGTGGCGCAGCCCATGTGGGGGTAGCGTGGGTGGGTGCGGTGGTGCAGCGAACACAACATCCTCTTCGATGAGCGAACAACATGGTTGTTGATCTCTTGTTTGGCGATCTACAAGAACATGGCGATGACTTGGTTGGCTACGGTTCATGTGGACTAGCGTCGGATGGTTGCCCATGTTTGTGACTTGTTTTTTTGCAAAACTAGTTGAAGGCAAATCTTCGCGATTGGTTGCCTTGGATTTTCAACAATGGTAGTTGCAAGCTCTTTGGTTGGTTtggtgtggtggtggtggaggcattgctgccCTGTTTAGCATATTGGTGTGGCCATGCTGGTAACCTATTTGATCTGGTGGAAGCTTGTGTTATGTTGACAGGTCACGCACACTTATGGATTAGTCGGGGTAGCAACATCTTCTGACTAACGGTGGCATACTACATACATTGCTTCATCGGCTAGCCTCGCATGGCGAGGGCTTGTTTAGTGTGCAATGGCAGGGCCACATGATTTGGGGTTGGGCTGAGGAGCATTTTCGAGGGAAAGTCTTGCTTGGTTCTCTATCTATCTAACAATAGTGATGTTTTTTTGTGTCATCTTCCTCATTGAAGCATTGTCATGAGATCCTACACCTCTTGGGCTTCTCTTGGTTGAAAAGCATAATGCTGGTCTTTCAACTAATGATGCCATGTAACCCTCCATTAACCGTGGAGACATAATATGCTTACCATTTTTCAAGTTTGGTGGTAAGATAACAATAGACATTAATAGTAAGTAAATATGTAAaattaagggcctgtttggatcaTAGCTAGATCATTATAATCTAGATTGCACATAGGATTATTATAATTAGGATTATGATCAGAGTTTTAGGGACTCTAGATTATGATGATTGATTTTGGCTGGTAAATGCGAGAAATTCCTATCTTATCCTTTATAGTTTGACAAGTTGGACAATCGGTCAGAAATAGTTGGATTATCAGCACCTATAATCCCCTATAACATGGATTATGGGATTATGGTAATCAATAGTTTTGATTATAATAATCTAGTATGTAATCAATCTCATTTGGATcaaaattttattatataatcTGATTATTACTAATTGTTGAGTACCCAAATAAGACCTAATGGCTTGATGAGTTAATTAACTAAAATCTTTTGACGCACTTTAATACCCAATATCTTATATTTTAGACAAATGGAATACATTCATTTATATATCATATAAGAAATTAACTGGCAATGTAAATTGATTGTGCAAATATATACCTTAAAGAACTTTCTCCATTCCTAATACATCTTTTTAAAAGATGAAGTTGTATGATACAATATTATGTAGTACTATAATTAGTCTTATAGTGCTCTAAATAAAGAAATGAAAGTCAATAGAGACAAGTGCAACATGTGGAAGAGGTCAACTATTATTCAGGTCCCTACTAATAACTTTAATATTTTATTAGCAAATATACCCATGCGATGTAATAGGTTGTACAACTGGTTGCACTATCAAGGATCAAGGTATGCCCATGATAAGAACATCTTTAGTAGAAGCCCTCAAATTAGGGCCTCTATTTTGATCCAAGAGATCCCTTTATTTTTTAGAGACATGTTTTTATATCTACTTAAACAGGAGCTCTCAAGTCAAGATCTTCAAATCCATTTTAGTAGGCATTGCTATATGCGACCTACTCATCATCCACCATAGTTGTAACCGATTGAGCTATAGACAACCCGAGAGAGCCGGAAAAAGGAGGAGCATGCCATGACAAGGGGGCGGGTGTAATGGTTCACCGCTGACATAAGTCGGGTTGGGTGGAAGGCCCAAAAGGGGCTTGCAAGGGAGAGAAGTCAGGACCGGGAGGAGGCTCACTATGGGGAGAGGATTCAAGATGCAAAGAGGATCACAAAGAGAAGAGTCAAGGGGCAGGCCTCGCTAGAGGAGCCACGTAGGAGAGCCGCGACCGAGGAGGAAGGGTGTTGTCGATGAGAGAGGTTTCCTTTGTGGGAGCCTACCGTTGGAGATTCGTGCCACTAAGGGAGGCAGACACGCCGTGGGACGGTAGCCGTGCGCAAAGGGAGGCCTTATCGGTGGAGCTGCGATGGAGGAGGCCTTGTGGGGCACGACAAAGGAGGCGGACGGGCAAGATCTATTCCACTAGCACACGGGAAGGGAAACAATAGAAACCGTCACTTGAGAGCATGAAGCAAGATCCCTAAGAATGAAGGTTGAGGGGAAATTTAAGGGGTCTTTTAGTTTTAGACTCTAGCATGGGCTCTATTTGGAGCTTTTTTCCTAGCTCTAGCCCTCAAATTTGATGTTGAAGACTCAAGTAGGGCCCTGCTCTCATGAGTTAgctatatttgttaaataagacGGGTCCAAACTCATTCAACTAAATCAAATAGATTCCAAGTACGATGATGTGCACTCATATAAGTTAGAATGACTCGTAGCTACCGATGATAAAGTCTGATTCCAATATATATTAGGTTCTATTGCAACACATGGATATAAATGCTAATACTAATATCTTAAATCAAAGGCTTTAAATAGAAAAGATATACTTTACTTAAATAATTTGTCTTCCCTTCGTTCAGTATATAGTTTATtatagcattcaaaatttgtcCTCAAATATAATACATTTTATAGGATGAAAACCAATTTTACATTAAATACTTTCTATTTATTAACCAATCACTATGTTAATGATAACATCtaattagaaaataaaataaaggtatatatatcttttatgttctcttaatttgtcttaaaaaattttagaatacATTATATTATAAGACGAAGAGAGtacggccttatttagttcccaccaaaatccaaaaagttttcaagattccccgtcacatcgaatcttgtggcacatgcatgaagtattaaatatagacgaaagcaaaaactaattacacagttgagctggaaatcacgagacgaatcttttgatcctagttagtccataattagataatatttgtcacaaacaaacgaaagtgctacagtaccgaaatccgaaatcttttcggaactaaacaaggcctacatcaCAATTTGCTTTGAACAGTAGTACTTTGATGCctaaataaagaaagaaaagtaactaCCGAAAGCTTATACGGTTATACATTTAATAATAAATAACGTGTAAACGAATTCCTTCCATTTAAGGAATATGGATTGGATTAGCATCTGGGAGCAGGGAAGGGGGACACTCAGGGTAAAGGCAAGACAAATCTTGATCCCAAGCCAACTTTCCGTACTTTCCATTTTAGGAATTTGTttagcgacggcggcggcggaactgaaattcctctctctctctctctcccaacaTCAGCAATCATCAGTAAATAGTAATAAATAGTAAATAAATACCGGATGCCAACTGCTCACTGGCGCGCGCTCTCAAGCGAAGCGAGCCCAGTAGTTTCATCCGCACGCAAAGCACGTGCGCATGGCGAGAGGCTGGAGACAGGGGCAGAGCACAGCCGGCCGGAGCCCGGAGCTCTAGCAGGCCTAGGGCAAGATCCGGGAGCACAGGGACAGCGGGACAGGGGTCATGCTCATGCTCATGCAAGGCGGTGCAACTCGGGGGTGGGGTAGGTAGGTAGCTCATGGCGAGGCGGCGGCTCGCCGCGGAACAACACGGGACCGACCGAGGCCGACGAACTGCTCCAGTCGATCCATCGTCCCGGCCGGCCGCTCAGCTTTACTAATCGGATGAGCAagtaactaactaactaactaacaaGGGGGCGCGAGGCAGGGGAATCACCTGGCGGAGGCGTACTCGTAGAGCTTGCCGGCGGGGGAGAAGACGAGGAGCGCGACCTCGGCGTCGCAGAGGAGGGAGAGCTCGAAGGCCTTCTTGAAGAGGCCCGAACGGCGCTTGGAGAAGCGCACCTGCCGGCTCACCCGGTCCTCGATCCGCCGCAGCTCCACGCGGCCGCGACGACGCGCCGCCGCCATCGCCGTACGTCTCACCCTCAGCCGCTCCAACCCGAGCCGCCGGCTTCTTCTCTTCGCGCTAGGGAGGAGCAGGGGGAAAGAGCGGTTGCTGGTCCCGGCTGCGCCTGCGGCCTGCGCTGCGCGAGAGGACTTGGGGGGGACGGTCGGGATTGGGGCCCGGCGGGAGGGCGGACGTGCGGGGTTGGAATGTCTGTGGCACGCGCACGCCGGCGGTGTCGTGGTAAATTTCCAGATTGGGAAAACGAGGCGGCTGGCTGAGGACGCTGAGGTGGACGACGGGGGCAGGCAGGTGTGCGACATGCCACCGCGGCCCCACCTGTGGCGTGGGTCCCACACGGGGGAAAGCCACGCAGGCAGGCGTGTGAAGGGCAGCGAGCAAGCAGCCGGCAGCAGGGCCGCCCGCCGGAGGAGGTCGCGCCGTGGCGGTGCAAAGCTGCGCGGATAAGGACGCGGTCGACCTGAACATCTCATCTCACCGCGATcgaggggccttgtttagtttaaaaaattttcaagattctccgtaatCTTGTGACGCATGcatggtgcattaaatatacataaaaacaaaaactaattatacagttcatctgtaaatcgtgagacaaattttttaagtctagttacttcatgattgaacaatgtttgtcaaataaaaacgaaagtgctacagcgtcgttttccaaaaaatttttgtaaggccctgtttagttccataccaaaaattttttcatccatcccatcgaatctttggacacatgcatggaacattaaatatagataaaaaaataaactaattacacagtttagttaagaatcgcgagacgaatcttttaagcctagttactccataattagccttaagtgctacagtaacccacatatgctaatgacagattaattatacttaataaatttgtcttgcagtttcctgacgagctatgtaatttgtttttttattagtttctaaaaacccctcccgacatccttccgacacatccgatgtgacacacaaaaaattttcgttcccaatctaaacaggccctaaactgAACAAGACCCGAGATATACTCCGTACGCTACAGGAGATGAGCCCACAGACGACACCGGTGAAGCAAGCCTTGGAAGCTCGGAACCTTGGCACTGTTTCTTGCGTCAGCGTG from Sorghum bicolor cultivar BTx623 chromosome 3, Sorghum_bicolor_NCBIv3, whole genome shotgun sequence encodes the following:
- the LOC8060808 gene encoding serum response factor homolog A isoform X4; translated protein: MSHTCLPPSSTSASSASRLVFPIWKFTTTPPACACHRHSNPARPPSRRAPIPTVPPKSSRAAQAAGAAGTSNRSFPLLLPSAKRRSRRLGLERLRVRRTAMAAARRRGRVELRRIEDRVSRQVRFSKRRSGLFKKAFELSLLCDAEVALLVFSPAGKLYEYASARTKMKLLQICS
- the LOC8060808 gene encoding serum response factor homolog A isoform X3, encoding MSHTCLPPSSTSASSASRLVFPIWKFTTTPPACACHRHSNPARPPSRRAPIPTVPPKSSRAAQAAGAAGTSNRSFPLLLPSAKRRSRRLGLERLRVRRTAMAAARRRGRVELRRIEDRVSRQVRFSKRRSGLFKKAFELSLLCDAEVALLVFSPAGKLYEYASARHSTCTASHRTP
- the LOC8060808 gene encoding MADS-box transcription factor 51 isoform X1 yields the protein MSHTCLPPSSTSASSASRLVFPIWKFTTTPPACACHRHSNPARPPSRRAPIPTVPPKSSRAAQAAGAAGTSNRSFPLLLPSAKRRSRRLGLERLRVRRTAMAAARRRGRVELRRIEDRVSRQVRFSKRRSGLFKKAFELSLLCDAEVALLVFSPAGKLYEYASASIEDTYNRYQQFSGEGRNMNDDRNKNNNKDEASSDLQLMLREIAACRSPQSNDDESDVDGLQKLENLLRNALKDTRSRKMNMLAKQNSGASTSGQKSEGVTSQEQGTA